The Citrifermentans bemidjiense Bem genome window below encodes:
- the fliI gene encoding flagellar protein export ATPase FliI, giving the protein MPVVEGAKPVRFHGKVTQVVGLVIEGYCPETAVGSVCEVHSEGHAPIPAEVVGFRENKTLLMPLGELRGVGLGSVISVRREKAALGVGPALLGRVIDGLGQPIDDKGPIEVADEYPIYALPVNPMKRRPIRKPLNLGIRAINGLLTCGEGQRVGIMAGSGVGKSTLLGMIARYTEADVNVIALIGERGRELREFIEKDLQKEGLRKSVVVVATSDQPPLVRMRGAYIATTIAEYFQAQGKKVLLMMDSATRFAMAMREVGLAIGEPPTTKGYTPSVFAALPRLLERTGNFQGGSITGLYTVLVEGDDFNEPISDAMRSILDGHIILTRELAARNIYPPIDLMNSASRVMSDVATKEHKALAGRFKELLATYRQAEDMINIGAYKSGSNPKIDYAVAKMEQMIGYLKQDVGDEVNFEESIAALERIFE; this is encoded by the coding sequence ATGCCGGTGGTCGAGGGGGCGAAGCCGGTGCGCTTCCACGGCAAGGTGACCCAGGTTGTGGGGCTCGTCATCGAGGGGTACTGCCCCGAGACCGCCGTCGGGAGCGTCTGCGAGGTCCATTCCGAGGGGCATGCCCCGATCCCCGCCGAGGTGGTCGGCTTCCGTGAGAACAAGACGCTCCTGATGCCTTTGGGCGAACTGCGCGGCGTGGGGCTCGGTTCGGTGATCTCGGTCCGGCGCGAGAAGGCGGCGCTGGGTGTGGGACCGGCCCTTTTGGGGCGGGTGATCGACGGGCTGGGGCAGCCGATCGACGACAAGGGCCCCATAGAGGTCGCCGACGAATACCCCATCTACGCGCTCCCGGTGAACCCGATGAAAAGGCGTCCCATAAGGAAGCCGCTGAACCTGGGCATTCGCGCCATCAACGGGCTTTTGACCTGCGGCGAGGGGCAGAGGGTCGGGATCATGGCGGGCTCAGGCGTCGGCAAGTCGACCCTTTTGGGTATGATCGCCCGCTACACCGAGGCCGACGTCAACGTGATCGCCCTGATCGGCGAGCGCGGCAGGGAGCTCAGGGAATTCATCGAGAAGGACCTGCAAAAGGAGGGATTGAGGAAATCGGTCGTGGTGGTGGCAACCAGCGACCAGCCTCCCCTGGTCCGGATGCGCGGGGCATACATAGCGACCACCATAGCCGAGTACTTCCAGGCCCAGGGGAAGAAGGTGCTCCTGATGATGGACTCCGCGACCCGGTTCGCCATGGCGATGCGCGAGGTGGGGCTTGCCATCGGCGAACCTCCCACCACCAAGGGGTACACCCCTTCGGTTTTCGCGGCGCTGCCGAGGCTTTTGGAGCGGACCGGCAACTTCCAGGGGGGGAGCATCACCGGCCTGTACACCGTGCTCGTCGAGGGGGACGACTTCAACGAGCCGATCTCCGACGCCATGAGGAGCATCCTGGACGGGCATATCATCCTGACCCGCGAGCTTGCGGCGCGCAACATCTACCCCCCGATCGACCTGATGAACAGCGCCAGCCGCGTCATGTCCGACGTAGCCACCAAGGAGCACAAGGCGCTCGCGGGGAGGTTCAAGGAGCTCCTGGCCACCTACCGGCAGGCCGAGGACATGATCAACATCGGCGCCTACAAGAGCGGGAGCAACCCGAAGATAGACTATGCCGTTGCCAAGATGGAGCAGATGATCGGCTATCTGAAGCAGGACGTGGGCGACGAGGTGAACTTCGAGGAATCGATAGCCGCCCTGGAGCGGATTTTCGAATGA
- a CDS encoding MotE family protein, translating into MTKVLLTLALVFLALNLFGVFHMGPGADAAEVRTVPAKPPANDAAALEANRQQLAQKEAQLQAKEAALKQLSAQLDARVKELNLAKKGIEGSLVAKKKQDDERYKKMIKIYKGLKPQDAADLLNKLDDKIVIEMLNLMDQKTAVKLIPLLTQPRVLEWTRLNLI; encoded by the coding sequence GTGACGAAGGTGCTGCTCACGCTGGCGCTGGTTTTCCTGGCTCTGAACCTTTTCGGAGTGTTCCATATGGGCCCCGGGGCCGATGCGGCCGAGGTGAGAACGGTGCCGGCGAAGCCCCCCGCCAACGACGCCGCCGCCCTGGAGGCGAATCGGCAGCAGCTGGCCCAGAAGGAGGCGCAACTGCAGGCGAAGGAAGCGGCGCTGAAACAGCTTTCGGCGCAGCTGGACGCCCGGGTCAAGGAGCTGAACCTGGCCAAGAAGGGGATCGAGGGGTCGCTGGTCGCCAAGAAGAAGCAGGACGACGAACGCTACAAGAAGATGATCAAGATCTACAAGGGGCTGAAGCCCCAGGACGCAGCGGACCTCCTGAACAAGCTGGACGACAAGATCGTGATCGAGATGCTGAACCTCATGGACCAGAAGACGGCGGTCAAGCTGATCCCGCTCCTCACCCAGCCCAGGGTGCTGGAGTGGACCCGCCTGAACCTGATTTAA
- the flgC gene encoding flagellar basal body rod protein FlgC, which yields MDFFTSMDISATALAAERTRMNLISSNLANVNSTRTAEGGPYRRKDAVFTATPLKEGASFGAALSQATSARSVQVTQIKEDPRPPRLQYEPGHPDADPNGYVAYPNINVVEEMADMITASRSYEANITATQASKSMALKTLELMR from the coding sequence ATGGACTTTTTCACCTCGATGGACATCTCCGCCACGGCGCTCGCCGCCGAGCGCACCAGGATGAACCTCATCTCCAGCAACCTGGCCAACGTCAATTCGACCCGGACCGCGGAGGGTGGGCCGTACCGCCGCAAGGACGCCGTCTTCACCGCCACGCCGCTCAAGGAAGGGGCCTCCTTCGGGGCCGCTCTCTCCCAGGCCACCAGCGCCAGGAGCGTGCAGGTGACCCAGATCAAAGAGGACCCGCGTCCCCCGAGGCTGCAGTACGAGCCGGGGCACCCCGACGCCGACCCGAACGGCTACGTCGCCTACCCCAACATCAACGTGGTGGAGGAGATGGCGGACATGATCACGGCCAGCCGCAGCTACGAAGCCAACATCACCGCGACCCAGGCGTCCAAGAGCATGGCCTTGAAGACGCTCGAGTTGATGCGCTAG
- the fliG gene encoding flagellar motor switch protein FliG, with protein sequence MTGAEKSAILLLYLGPEATAKVFSHMDDGDIKRISQSMSKLGHVPREEIAQVVAEFTDITNPETGFFSQGEEFVKKILEKALGPLRAETLLQEIRTSGIGDMADILSTMDARTIANFFSQEHPQTIAVVLAKLKPKQTSEIISLLPQELQAEVVIRIAEVDQVSPEILAEIDEVIRVELTALGGVQRFKVGGVEKVVDMFAHLDRSREKKILDKLDTMNPPLAEVIRKHLFTFEDIFKLDDRAIQSIMREISNDTLTLAMKTSVDEVKDKIFRNISSRAAEMIKEDLEVMGPVRLSDVEKAQSEIIKIVRKMEEEGKVVIAGRGAEDVLV encoded by the coding sequence ATGACCGGAGCGGAGAAGTCCGCCATACTCCTTTTGTACCTGGGCCCCGAGGCGACCGCGAAGGTGTTCTCCCACATGGACGACGGAGACATCAAGAGGATCAGCCAGAGCATGTCCAAGCTCGGGCACGTGCCGCGCGAGGAGATCGCGCAGGTGGTGGCCGAATTTACCGATATCACCAACCCGGAAACCGGGTTCTTCTCGCAGGGGGAGGAGTTCGTCAAGAAGATCCTCGAGAAGGCGCTGGGACCCTTGCGCGCCGAGACGCTTCTGCAGGAGATCCGCACCTCCGGCATCGGCGACATGGCGGACATCCTCTCCACCATGGATGCGCGCACCATCGCCAACTTCTTTTCCCAGGAGCATCCCCAGACCATCGCCGTGGTTCTCGCCAAGTTGAAGCCCAAGCAGACCAGCGAGATCATCTCCCTCCTGCCGCAGGAACTGCAGGCCGAGGTGGTGATCAGGATCGCCGAGGTGGACCAGGTCTCACCGGAGATCCTGGCCGAGATCGACGAGGTGATCCGAGTCGAGCTCACCGCTTTGGGCGGGGTGCAGCGGTTCAAGGTCGGCGGCGTCGAGAAGGTGGTCGACATGTTCGCGCACCTGGACAGAAGCCGCGAGAAGAAGATCCTGGACAAGCTCGACACCATGAACCCGCCGCTGGCGGAGGTGATCAGGAAGCACCTGTTCACCTTCGAGGACATCTTCAAGCTGGACGACCGCGCCATCCAGTCCATCATGAGGGAGATCTCCAACGACACACTGACGCTCGCCATGAAGACCTCGGTGGACGAGGTGAAGGACAAGATCTTCCGCAACATCTCCAGCCGCGCAGCCGAGATGATCAAAGAGGACCTGGAGGTCATGGGGCCGGTGCGCCTCTCCGACGTTGAGAAGGCGCAGAGCGAGATCATCAAGATCGTCCGGAAGATGGAGGAGGAAGGGAAGGTGGTCATCGCGGGACGCGGGGCGGAAGATGTCCTCGTCTAA
- the flgB gene encoding flagellar basal body rod protein FlgB, whose translation MPVQGIFGNTVELLGKTLDLRAKRQSVIASNLANVETPGYTPSDLSFEGRLKDALKQGATPTATPHPRHIPLKGASVSLDRVQGDLVQVTGSNMGPDGNGVELESEMGRMAENQIMYNATVQLLAKKFEGLKQAIRGTL comes from the coding sequence ATGCCGGTACAAGGAATTTTCGGAAATACGGTGGAACTTTTGGGCAAGACCCTGGATCTCAGGGCCAAGAGGCAGTCGGTGATCGCCTCCAACCTCGCCAACGTCGAGACCCCCGGTTACACCCCGAGCGACCTCTCCTTCGAGGGGAGGCTGAAGGACGCGCTGAAGCAGGGGGCGACCCCGACAGCAACGCCGCACCCGAGGCACATCCCGCTCAAAGGGGCGTCGGTCTCCCTCGACCGGGTGCAGGGTGACCTGGTCCAGGTCACCGGGAGCAACATGGGCCCGGACGGCAACGGCGTGGAGCTGGAAAGCGAGATGGGACGCATGGCCGAGAACCAGATCATGTACAACGCCACCGTTCAGCTCCTCGCCAAGAAGTTCGAGGGGCTGAAACAGGCTATCAGGGGTACCTTATAA
- the fliJ gene encoding flagellar export protein FliJ: MAGPEFRLEQVLKFRKEVEKMHQLELATAKQQHETARERLRSEKALMERLAQECAQRQAGGIEAKDLQLYGDFTRRKAHEIQQLRDSLTTLEKAVHEKREALLVASKEKKALEVFKEKKMRDLRMEQLYKERAFLDEIAVQRGQK; this comes from the coding sequence ATGGCAGGACCGGAATTCAGGCTGGAACAGGTGCTCAAGTTCCGCAAGGAAGTCGAGAAGATGCACCAGCTGGAACTTGCGACGGCAAAGCAGCAGCACGAGACGGCGCGTGAAAGGCTCAGGAGCGAAAAGGCGCTCATGGAGCGGCTCGCGCAGGAATGCGCCCAGCGGCAGGCGGGGGGGATCGAGGCGAAGGACCTCCAGCTCTACGGCGACTTCACCAGGCGCAAGGCGCACGAGATCCAGCAGCTGAGGGATTCGCTGACCACGCTGGAGAAGGCGGTGCACGAGAAGCGGGAGGCGCTTTTGGTCGCCTCCAAGGAGAAGAAGGCGCTCGAGGTGTTCAAGGAGAAGAAGATGCGCGACCTGAGGATGGAGCAGCTCTACAAGGAGCGGGCTTTCCTGGACGAGATAGCGGTGCAGAGGGGGCAGAAGTGA
- the fliF gene encoding flagellar basal-body MS-ring/collar protein FliF → MPEGLKKLLEPFLALSTAKRLVVGGVALASLLGFAALIAVANKTDYRPLFANLTQEDAGEIVKKLKEQKVPYQISPDGKAILVPSDNVYDLRLSLASDGLPQGGGVGFEIFDRKNFGMTEFVQKLNYQRALQGELGRTIAQIAGVESARVHLALPEKALFKDQEKPATASVVLKMKSNRQLREGEVQGIVHLVASSIEGMDPEQVTVLDTRGKVLSSHSPNDPTSKVAGARQDTQRAFEKTEEEKLQSLLDRVVGSGKSVARVSASFDFKQVEKYEERYDPESAAVRSEQRSEEKGGGSSTASGVPGVQSNMGRAQGAAGSTTGGGSKTDETLNYEVSRSTARIIEPVGSLSKVSVAILVDGKYELSPGAKPGATPKYQPRSPDEMQKIESLVKSAVGFNAERGDQVTVANIPFQETGDQGGEQPSWYDAPIVQTLIKNGLIGLAFLALLFYVIRPLMKMLKIEKAAHHFLPIQDDVEQQQMLEMQKVEHEKMRVTQLELVEKVKQDPYQAAQILQNWLTRKD, encoded by the coding sequence ATGCCGGAAGGCCTTAAAAAACTGCTGGAACCTTTTCTCGCCCTTTCGACCGCCAAGCGGCTCGTGGTAGGCGGGGTGGCGCTCGCCTCCCTGCTCGGCTTCGCCGCGCTGATCGCCGTGGCCAACAAGACCGATTACCGGCCGCTGTTCGCCAACCTGACCCAGGAGGACGCCGGCGAGATCGTCAAAAAATTGAAGGAGCAAAAGGTCCCGTACCAGATCTCCCCGGACGGCAAGGCGATCCTGGTCCCCTCGGACAACGTCTACGACCTGCGGCTCTCTCTGGCCAGCGACGGGCTCCCCCAGGGAGGGGGCGTCGGCTTCGAGATCTTCGACCGGAAGAACTTCGGCATGACCGAGTTCGTGCAGAAGCTCAACTACCAGCGGGCGCTGCAGGGTGAGCTTGGGCGCACCATCGCCCAGATCGCCGGCGTGGAGTCGGCCCGGGTGCACCTGGCCCTGCCGGAGAAGGCGCTGTTCAAGGATCAGGAAAAGCCCGCCACCGCCTCCGTGGTGCTCAAGATGAAGTCGAACCGGCAGCTTAGGGAGGGGGAGGTGCAGGGGATCGTGCACCTGGTCGCCTCCTCCATCGAGGGGATGGACCCGGAGCAGGTGACCGTCCTGGATACCCGGGGCAAGGTCCTCTCCTCCCATTCCCCCAACGACCCGACCAGCAAGGTGGCCGGCGCCCGCCAGGACACCCAGCGCGCCTTCGAGAAGACCGAGGAGGAGAAGCTGCAGTCGCTTCTGGACCGCGTGGTAGGCTCGGGGAAATCCGTTGCGCGCGTCTCGGCGAGCTTCGACTTCAAGCAGGTCGAGAAGTACGAGGAGCGCTACGACCCGGAAAGCGCCGCGGTGAGAAGCGAGCAAAGAAGCGAGGAGAAGGGGGGGGGCAGCAGCACCGCCAGCGGCGTCCCCGGCGTCCAGTCCAACATGGGGCGCGCCCAGGGTGCCGCGGGGAGCACCACCGGCGGCGGTTCCAAGACCGACGAGACGCTGAACTACGAAGTGAGCCGCTCCACCGCGAGGATCATCGAGCCGGTGGGGTCGCTCTCCAAGGTGTCGGTGGCGATCCTCGTGGACGGCAAGTACGAGCTCTCGCCGGGGGCCAAGCCGGGCGCCACCCCGAAGTACCAGCCGAGGAGCCCCGACGAGATGCAGAAGATCGAGTCGCTGGTGAAAAGCGCGGTCGGCTTCAACGCCGAACGCGGCGACCAGGTCACCGTGGCCAACATCCCCTTCCAAGAGACCGGGGACCAGGGTGGGGAGCAGCCGTCCTGGTACGACGCCCCCATCGTGCAGACGCTGATCAAAAACGGGCTGATCGGGCTCGCTTTCCTGGCGCTGCTCTTTTACGTGATCCGTCCGCTCATGAAGATGCTCAAGATCGAGAAAGCGGCCCACCACTTCCTCCCCATCCAGGACGACGTGGAGCAGCAGCAGATGCTCGAGATGCAGAAGGTCGAGCACGAGAAGATGAGAGTCACCCAGCTCGAGCTGGTCGAGAAGGTGAAGCAGGACCCCTACCAGGCAGCCCAGATCCTTCAGAACTGGCTAACGCGCAAGGACTAG
- a CDS encoding FliH/SctL family protein: MSSSKIIRRGCESSPFLLGPLGAAPPAPAPEKEEFRAVRLGAPEPEPEPELEEEPEPPPPCIPEEEALRRIQQAHAEGFKKGRQQAEEDLAKVGEALAQGLLSIGTLRGQLMREAEEDLLKLSVLIARKVMMRELTLDPGMVIGLVQGALELASEEGEILVRLNPEEYQVVAYSSQFEMLSRERKRITLREDPTLPPAGCIVETVRGNIEAGIEAQLEEIFRRLSEERNAQREVEPGD; encoded by the coding sequence ATGTCCTCGTCTAAGATCATCAGAAGGGGTTGCGAATCGTCCCCGTTTCTCTTGGGACCGCTGGGTGCTGCCCCCCCGGCGCCGGCGCCGGAGAAGGAGGAGTTCCGGGCGGTCCGGCTGGGAGCCCCGGAGCCCGAGCCCGAGCCCGAGCTGGAAGAGGAGCCGGAGCCCCCTCCCCCCTGCATCCCGGAGGAGGAGGCGCTCAGGCGCATCCAGCAGGCGCACGCCGAAGGTTTCAAGAAGGGAAGGCAGCAGGCCGAGGAGGATCTGGCCAAGGTCGGCGAGGCGCTGGCCCAAGGGCTTCTGTCTATCGGAACGCTCAGGGGGCAGTTAATGCGCGAGGCCGAGGAAGACCTCCTGAAGCTATCGGTGCTGATCGCCCGCAAGGTGATGATGCGCGAGCTGACGCTCGACCCGGGGATGGTGATAGGGCTGGTGCAGGGGGCCCTGGAACTCGCCTCGGAAGAGGGAGAGATCCTGGTGCGGCTGAACCCCGAGGAGTACCAGGTGGTGGCCTACTCGTCGCAGTTCGAAATGCTTTCCCGGGAAAGAAAGCGCATCACCCTGAGGGAAGATCCCACCCTCCCCCCCGCCGGCTGCATCGTGGAGACGGTGCGCGGCAACATCGAGGCCGGAATCGAGGCGCAACTGGAGGAGATCTTCCGCAGGCTCAGCGAGGAGCGCAACGCCCAGCGCGAGGTGGAACCTGGTGATTAA
- the fliE gene encoding flagellar hook-basal body complex protein FliE, which yields MEISALTKVSGLSEAFPAAGATGAAGVQQNPTVSFGNFLDDMVGKVGELQKTADQSIQGLATGESKGLHEVMLAVEKASISFQMLTQVRNKAVEAYQEIMRMPV from the coding sequence ATGGAAATTTCCGCACTTACCAAGGTCAGCGGCCTCTCCGAGGCCTTTCCCGCCGCCGGGGCAACCGGCGCTGCGGGCGTGCAGCAAAACCCCACCGTCAGCTTCGGCAACTTCCTCGACGACATGGTCGGAAAGGTGGGCGAGCTGCAAAAAACAGCGGACCAGTCGATCCAGGGGCTTGCCACCGGCGAGTCCAAGGGGCTGCACGAGGTGATGCTGGCGGTGGAGAAGGCGAGCATCTCCTTCCAGATGCTCACCCAAGTAAGGAACAAGGCGGTAGAGGCCTACCAGGAGATCATGAGGATGCCTGTCTAG
- a CDS encoding flagellar hook-length control protein FliK, translating to MMIANATLATEAAPAAATAPGSGTAATAGEGGGLFQQLLQGKQPAGFWEKGAAATAVPAAQPESGATKKEVAEQMSAANLVLPETAQEGSVANPTGQRSATGGARLQLVMTWQALKSDLAAKPEQGTAPAGAETAAAEVATAEVATAEVATAGKILPEMETVTTDGERDEEAPVQAASPKPAGQEMAAAAATQPAPKAAAVEQGAVPRGLEVAAGKVEAARERRGTEAQVAAGANALTQLDELQQKALERQAVERPEAQIAAAQAEKAVLPEAGQPQQPASTKLGQKAEQAELPQQKGEAVASGATEAARMEESNPAQPGAKGAAAGFVATPVNGSVRESLTQTAPEAAQQAIHADEAADANKEQQKAAGNPGTAEVTAQAAPKAKAQGEVIHPQQQGATPEAPRPEAAQATERTAQRRDLQHGDEKHVPVQGADNAGQPEAASAAAKDLTGTKGAPVVSAAITPEQLRGAEGSQFKQQGHQQQGQESQNAQLQGAAVGAQGSMAETAAPESHQTATRSALHEHILSQVKDGVVTHDGKGNGQMSIRLNPGELGELKIQVSMEHNRLKVEVQADNRMVKDLLMSNLDSLKEALSGKDLAMDGFNVSTGSGGFQQPLYEERANQRQQSASRFARGGGYDAPQETRVNYLTAEVNNLLDVRF from the coding sequence ATGATGATAGCAAACGCAACATTGGCAACAGAAGCAGCACCGGCCGCCGCGACGGCACCGGGATCGGGAACCGCCGCGACGGCGGGGGAAGGGGGTGGCCTCTTTCAGCAACTGCTGCAGGGGAAGCAACCGGCCGGTTTCTGGGAAAAGGGAGCTGCGGCCACGGCAGTTCCTGCCGCGCAACCGGAAAGCGGCGCTACTAAAAAGGAGGTTGCGGAGCAGATGTCCGCGGCAAACCTCGTCCTGCCCGAAACGGCGCAGGAAGGATCCGTTGCGAACCCGACAGGGCAAAGGTCCGCGACCGGCGGAGCCAGGCTGCAGCTGGTGATGACCTGGCAGGCGCTGAAGAGCGACCTGGCGGCGAAACCGGAACAGGGGACGGCCCCTGCCGGTGCGGAAACGGCTGCGGCAGAAGTGGCGACGGCAGAAGTGGCGACGGCAGAAGTGGCTACGGCAGGGAAGATACTGCCGGAGATGGAAACCGTCACTACGGACGGCGAAAGGGATGAAGAGGCGCCGGTGCAGGCGGCTTCGCCCAAACCGGCCGGGCAGGAAATGGCGGCAGCAGCGGCGACACAACCCGCCCCCAAGGCGGCAGCAGTGGAACAGGGCGCAGTACCGCGCGGGCTGGAGGTAGCCGCGGGGAAGGTGGAGGCCGCCCGGGAGCGCAGGGGTACCGAGGCTCAAGTAGCAGCGGGCGCCAACGCGCTCACTCAGCTGGATGAATTGCAGCAAAAGGCTCTAGAGCGGCAGGCGGTGGAGCGGCCTGAGGCGCAGATAGCCGCTGCACAGGCGGAAAAGGCGGTGCTCCCGGAAGCGGGTCAGCCGCAGCAGCCGGCCTCAACGAAACTCGGCCAGAAGGCGGAGCAGGCGGAACTCCCGCAGCAGAAAGGGGAGGCAGTAGCATCGGGCGCCACAGAAGCGGCGCGGATGGAGGAGAGCAACCCGGCGCAGCCGGGGGCGAAGGGTGCGGCCGCAGGGTTCGTGGCGACGCCGGTCAACGGAAGCGTCCGGGAATCCTTGACGCAGACCGCGCCCGAAGCGGCGCAGCAGGCGATCCACGCCGACGAAGCGGCGGATGCAAATAAGGAGCAGCAGAAAGCGGCGGGCAATCCCGGGACTGCCGAGGTGACGGCGCAGGCCGCCCCCAAGGCGAAGGCCCAGGGCGAGGTAATCCATCCGCAGCAGCAGGGGGCAACCCCCGAGGCGCCCCGCCCGGAGGCGGCCCAGGCGACCGAAAGGACGGCGCAGAGAAGGGATTTGCAGCACGGTGACGAGAAGCACGTCCCGGTTCAGGGAGCCGACAACGCCGGCCAACCGGAGGCGGCCAGCGCGGCCGCAAAGGATCTCACCGGCACCAAGGGAGCCCCGGTCGTATCCGCAGCAATAACCCCGGAGCAACTGCGCGGAGCCGAGGGGTCCCAGTTCAAGCAGCAGGGACACCAGCAGCAAGGGCAGGAGAGCCAAAACGCACAGCTTCAAGGCGCCGCGGTAGGGGCGCAGGGGAGCATGGCGGAAACGGCGGCACCCGAATCACACCAGACCGCCACCCGCAGCGCGCTGCATGAGCACATCCTTTCCCAGGTGAAGGATGGGGTGGTGACCCATGACGGCAAAGGAAACGGCCAGATGAGCATCAGGCTCAACCCCGGGGAACTGGGCGAGCTGAAGATCCAGGTGAGCATGGAGCACAACCGGCTCAAGGTCGAGGTCCAGGCGGACAACCGCATGGTCAAGGACCTCTTGATGAGCAACCTGGACTCCCTGAAGGAGGCCCTTTCCGGCAAGGATCTCGCCATGGACGGGTTCAACGTCTCCACCGGCAGCGGCGGCTTCCAGCAACCGCTTTACGAGGAGAGGGCGAACCAGCGGCAGCAATCCGCCTCCAGGTTCGCCCGGGGGGGAGGTTACGACGCCCCGCAGGAGACCCGAGTCAATTATCTGACGGCTGAGGTCAACAACCTGCTGGACGTGAGATTCTGA
- a CDS encoding flagellar hook assembly protein FlgD yields the protein MVTDVTSTATTAAAQAEMKKSTGMNKDDFLKLFVTQLQNQDPLNPQDGTQFISQLAQLTQVEQAYNTNSNLQNMLNQGSNSATLAAVTLIGKQVEAQGNQLELKSGSPSTIQYKLDSAADQVTVSVTDQSGKVVRTLSGGSKGAGAGSVTWDGTDDKGTQLAAGTYSFSVSAKTASGSNVTAAGLVMGKVDGVDMSGASPMLSIGALKLKLTEVTSVTGGA from the coding sequence ATGGTTACAGACGTAACATCTACCGCGACCACGGCAGCGGCGCAGGCGGAGATGAAAAAGTCGACCGGCATGAACAAGGACGACTTTCTCAAGCTCTTCGTGACCCAGCTGCAGAACCAGGACCCGCTCAACCCGCAGGACGGCACCCAGTTCATTTCGCAACTGGCCCAACTGACCCAGGTCGAGCAGGCCTACAACACCAACAGCAACCTGCAGAACATGCTGAACCAGGGGAGCAACTCGGCCACGTTAGCCGCCGTCACCCTGATCGGCAAACAGGTGGAGGCGCAGGGAAACCAGCTGGAACTGAAATCGGGGAGCCCGTCCACAATCCAGTACAAGCTGGACAGTGCGGCGGACCAGGTCACCGTGTCGGTCACGGACCAAAGCGGCAAGGTGGTGAGGACCCTTTCCGGCGGCAGCAAGGGCGCCGGGGCTGGGAGCGTCACCTGGGACGGTACCGACGACAAGGGGACGCAACTTGCGGCCGGCACCTACAGCTTCAGCGTATCCGCGAAGACCGCCTCCGGCAGCAACGTCACCGCCGCGGGCCTGGTTATGGGCAAGGTGGACGGCGTGGACATGTCCGGCGCAAGCCCGATGCTCTCGATCGGGGCACTCAAGCTTAAGCTGACCGAGGTGACTTCCGTTACCGGGGGAGCCTAG